One region of Exiguobacterium acetylicum genomic DNA includes:
- the lpdA gene encoding dihydrolipoyl dehydrogenase, which produces MAREFDVVVLGGGPGGYVAAIRAAQAGKSVAIVEQGKLGGTCLHRGCIPSKAFLKSAAVYQTVKHAATYGVDVPESFLRFEQVKQRKQEIVDGLEAGIQHLMKKGKIEVFHGRGSILGPSIFSPMPGTISVEPEEGEGELILPRQLIVATGSRPRPLNGLAFDSEYVLSSDDALDMADLPKSIVIIGGGVIGVEWASMLTDFDVAVTVVEFSDRILPTEDAAVSREVARQLKKRGVKIHTGAAAQSNTFRMSEDGVSIAIDRNGEQTTLEADKLLVAIGRMANVEGIGIENTNIVVENGFIQVDDHFRTKDQHIYAIGDVIGRLQLAHVASAEGVKAVEAIVNGTTTPLEYAFVPRCIYSVPEAASVGLTEDEAKRAGMDVKVGSFSFNGLGKARIEGEAAGFIKLVSDAKTDDLVGVHIVGPKATELISEGGLALVLNATAWEVGQLVHPHPALSEAFGEAALAVDGLAVHA; this is translated from the coding sequence ATGGCTAGAGAATTCGACGTCGTTGTCCTAGGTGGTGGACCCGGTGGATATGTCGCCGCGATCCGTGCGGCACAAGCCGGGAAGTCGGTAGCAATCGTGGAACAAGGAAAATTAGGCGGGACATGCTTACATCGTGGCTGTATCCCATCTAAAGCCTTTTTGAAATCAGCAGCAGTCTATCAGACGGTCAAACACGCTGCTACATATGGCGTGGACGTACCGGAATCGTTTTTACGATTCGAACAGGTCAAACAACGTAAACAAGAGATCGTAGATGGATTAGAGGCAGGCATTCAGCATCTGATGAAAAAAGGAAAGATTGAAGTCTTTCATGGTCGGGGTTCGATTCTTGGACCAAGTATCTTTTCACCAATGCCGGGAACAATCAGCGTCGAGCCGGAAGAAGGCGAAGGCGAGTTGATCCTTCCGCGTCAATTGATCGTCGCGACAGGGTCGCGTCCACGTCCATTGAACGGACTCGCTTTTGATTCAGAGTATGTCCTCAGCTCGGATGATGCACTCGATATGGCAGATTTGCCAAAGTCGATCGTCATCATCGGTGGCGGTGTCATCGGTGTCGAATGGGCATCGATGTTGACGGATTTTGACGTCGCAGTAACGGTCGTTGAATTCAGTGACCGGATTTTACCGACGGAAGATGCGGCAGTCAGTCGTGAAGTCGCTCGTCAATTGAAAAAGCGGGGCGTCAAGATTCATACCGGCGCAGCTGCACAAAGTAACACGTTCCGGATGTCAGAAGACGGTGTCTCGATCGCGATCGACCGTAACGGAGAACAAACGACGCTTGAAGCGGATAAATTGCTTGTCGCAATCGGTCGAATGGCGAACGTCGAAGGCATTGGGATTGAAAACACGAATATCGTCGTCGAAAATGGCTTCATCCAAGTAGATGACCATTTCCGGACGAAGGATCAACATATCTATGCGATTGGGGATGTCATCGGTCGCTTACAACTGGCGCACGTTGCGTCAGCAGAAGGTGTCAAAGCGGTCGAGGCGATCGTAAACGGAACGACGACACCACTTGAGTATGCGTTCGTACCACGTTGTATCTACAGCGTACCGGAAGCGGCATCGGTCGGTTTGACGGAAGACGAAGCGAAACGTGCCGGAATGGACGTTAAGGTCGGAAGCTTCTCATTCAACGGATTAGGGAAAGCGCGGATCGAAGGAGAAGCGGCAGGCTTCATCAAGCTCGTCTCCGATGCGAAGACAGATGATCTCGTCGGCGTCCACATCGTCGGACCAAAAGCAACGGAACTGATCAGTGAAGGTGGATTAGCGCTCGTACTCAATGCAACGGCATGGGAAGTCGGACAGCTCGTGCATCCGCACCCGGCCTTGTCAGAAGCATTCGGAGAAGCAGCACTTGCCGTCGACGGACTTGCGGTTCACGCCTAA
- a CDS encoding thiamine pyrophosphate-dependent dehydrogenase E1 component subunit alpha gives MEKIEFKELVELGLTEQDAIQMFETMVRARKIDERMWKLNRAGKIPFLVSCQGQEAAQVGAAFALEKGTDYILPYYRDLGVVLHFGQTSRDIMLSAFAKAEDPNSGGRQMPGHYGSRALNIVTGSSPVTTQVPHAVGIALAAKMRKEPLVAYVSFGEGSSNQGDFHEGANFAGIHKLPVILFCENNKYAISTPLSKQLSAKHVADRAIGYGMPGYTVDGIDPLAVYKVVKEARERGLRGEGPTLIEVEVERLVPHSSDDDDKSYRSAEELDALKARDGIKLFRARLIEMGVLTEESATEIEQAMEKEVDEATAYAEAAAYDAPENALRYVYDEEETK, from the coding sequence ATGGAAAAAATAGAATTCAAAGAATTAGTAGAACTCGGATTAACGGAACAGGACGCGATTCAGATGTTCGAAACGATGGTCCGTGCGCGGAAGATCGACGAACGGATGTGGAAATTGAACCGAGCGGGTAAAATTCCTTTCCTCGTCTCATGTCAAGGACAAGAAGCGGCTCAAGTCGGTGCAGCGTTCGCTCTTGAAAAAGGAACGGACTACATTTTGCCGTATTACCGTGATTTAGGTGTCGTCTTGCACTTCGGTCAAACGTCACGCGATATCATGCTGTCGGCATTCGCAAAGGCAGAAGATCCGAACTCAGGTGGTCGTCAAATGCCAGGACACTACGGTTCACGTGCCTTGAATATCGTCACGGGTTCAAGTCCGGTTACGACACAAGTCCCACATGCTGTCGGGATCGCACTTGCTGCGAAGATGCGTAAGGAACCACTCGTTGCTTACGTCTCGTTCGGAGAGGGCTCTTCAAACCAAGGAGACTTCCATGAAGGGGCGAACTTCGCCGGAATTCATAAGCTCCCGGTCATCTTGTTCTGTGAAAACAATAAATACGCGATCTCGACACCTCTCTCAAAACAGCTGTCGGCGAAACACGTCGCTGATCGTGCGATCGGCTACGGAATGCCTGGTTATACGGTGGACGGCATCGATCCACTCGCTGTCTATAAGGTCGTCAAGGAAGCACGTGAGCGCGGATTACGGGGAGAAGGTCCGACCTTGATTGAAGTTGAAGTCGAACGCCTCGTGCCACACTCATCGGATGATGACGATAAATCATACCGTTCTGCTGAAGAACTCGATGCCTTAAAAGCACGTGACGGCATCAAACTCTTCCGGGCACGTCTGATCGAAATGGGCGTCCTGACGGAAGAGTCAGCGACTGAAATCGAACAAGCGATGGAAAAAGAAGTCGATGAAGCAACGGCTTATGCGGAAGCAGCGGCTTACGATGCGCCAGAAAATGCATTACGTTACGTGTACGACGAGGAGGAAACGAAATGA
- a CDS encoding alpha-ketoacid dehydrogenase subunit beta — MTTLSLIEAINSAIKEEMERDESVFILGEDVGVRGGVFRATQGLLEQFGEERVIDAPLAESAIAGVGIGAAMYGMRPIAEMQFADFIMPAVNQIVSEAAKIRYRSNNDWTCPIVIRAPFGGGIHGALYHSQSVEAMFNSTPGLKIVIPSNPYDAKGLLKAAIRSNDPVLFFEHKRGYRLLKGDVPEGDYTVEIGKADVKREGEDVTIITYGLCVHMALEAATRLEKDGIDVHILDLRTVYPIDREAVVEAAKKTGKVLLVTEDNKEGSVMSEVSAIIAEEALFDLDAPIERLCGPDVPAMPYAPTMEKFFNISSEKIEDKIRTLHAY; from the coding sequence ATGACGACGTTAAGTTTAATCGAAGCGATCAATAGTGCAATCAAAGAAGAGATGGAACGCGACGAGTCCGTCTTCATCCTCGGCGAAGACGTTGGTGTCCGTGGTGGTGTCTTCCGGGCGACGCAAGGATTGCTCGAACAATTCGGAGAAGAACGTGTCATCGATGCGCCACTCGCTGAAAGTGCGATCGCCGGTGTCGGAATCGGAGCTGCGATGTACGGCATGCGTCCGATTGCTGAAATGCAATTCGCTGATTTCATCATGCCAGCGGTCAACCAAATCGTCAGTGAGGCAGCGAAGATTCGGTACCGTTCGAACAATGACTGGACGTGTCCGATCGTCATCCGCGCACCGTTTGGCGGCGGTATTCACGGGGCACTTTATCATTCTCAGTCGGTCGAAGCGATGTTCAACTCGACGCCAGGTCTGAAAATCGTCATCCCATCGAATCCATATGACGCAAAAGGATTGCTAAAGGCAGCGATTCGTTCGAATGATCCGGTCTTGTTCTTTGAGCACAAACGAGGCTATCGTCTGTTAAAAGGAGATGTTCCTGAAGGCGACTATACGGTCGAAATCGGTAAAGCAGACGTCAAGCGTGAGGGCGAAGACGTGACGATCATCACTTACGGGCTATGTGTCCATATGGCACTTGAGGCAGCAACACGCCTTGAAAAAGACGGAATCGATGTCCACATCCTTGACTTGCGGACCGTCTATCCAATCGACCGCGAAGCAGTCGTCGAAGCAGCGAAAAAGACGGGGAAAGTCTTGCTCGTCACGGAAGACAATAAAGAAGGTAGCGTCATGAGTGAAGTGTCGGCGATCATTGCAGAAGAAGCATTGTTCGATCTCGATGCACCAATCGAACGACTCTGTGGTCCAGACGTCCCAGCGATGCCATACGCTCCGACGATGGAGAAGTTCTTCAACATCTCAAGCGAGAAAATTGAAGATAAAATCCGGACGTTACACGCATACTAA